The proteins below are encoded in one region of Pithys albifrons albifrons isolate INPA30051 chromosome 25, PitAlb_v1, whole genome shotgun sequence:
- the LOC139682635 gene encoding feather keratin Cos1-2-like: MSCCQPCNPCCQPCGPTPLANSCNECCVRQCQDSVVAIQPSAVVVTLPGPILSSFPQNTVVGSSTSAAVGSILSCDGVPINSGGFDLSCITNRYRCRPC; encoded by the coding sequence atgtcctgctgccagccctgcaacccttgctgccagccctgcggcCCGACCCCgctggccaacagctgcaatgagTGCTGTGTCAGGCAATGCCAGGACTCCGTCGTTGCCATCCAGCCCTCTGCTGTGGTGGtgaccctgcccggccccatcctcagctccttcccacagaacaCCGTGGTGGGATCCTCCACCTCCGCTGCTgttggcagcatcctcagctgtgATGGAGTGCCCATCAACTCTGGGGGCTTTGACCTCTCCTGCATCACCAACCGCTACAGATGTCGGCCCTGCTAA
- the LOC139682814 gene encoding feather keratin Cos1-2-like, with translation MSCCQPCNPCCQPCGPTPLANSCNECCVRQCQSSTVAIQPSPVVVTLPGPILSSFPQNTVVGSSTSAAVGSILSSEGVPINSGGFDLSCITNRYRCRPC, from the coding sequence atgtcctgctgccagccctgcaacccttgctgccagccctgtggcCCGACCCCgctggccaacagctgcaatgagTGCTGTGTCAGGCAATGCCAGAGCTCCACCGTGGCCATCCAGCCCTCTCCCGTGGTGGtgaccctgcccggccccatcctcagctccttccctcagaaCACCGTGGTAGGATCCTCCACCTCCGCTGCCgttggcagcatcctcagctctgaAGGAGTGCCCATCAACTCCGGGGGCTTTGACCTCTCCTGCATCACCAACCGCTACAGATGTCGGCCCTGCTAA
- the LOC139682586 gene encoding feather keratin Cos1-2-like — protein sequence MSCCQPCNPCCQPCGLTPLANSCNECCVRQCQSSTVAIQPSAVVVTLPGPILSSFPQNTVVGSSTSAAVGSILSCDGVPVNSGGFDLSCVTNRSRCRPC from the coding sequence atgtcctgctgccagccctgcaacccttgctgccagccctgcggcCTGACCCCgctggccaacagctgcaatgagtgctgtgtcaggcagtgccagagctccacTGTGGCCATCCAGCCCTCTGCTGTGGTGGTGACCCTGCCTGgtcccatcctcagctccttccctcagaaCACCGTGGTGGGATCCTCCACCTCCGCTGCCgttggcagcatcctcagctgtgATGGAGTGCCCGTCAACTCTGGGGGCTTTGACCTCTCCTGCGTCACCAACCGCTCCAGATGTCGGCCCTGCTAA
- the LOC139682587 gene encoding feather keratin Cos1-2 → MSCCQPCNPCCQPCGPTPLANSCNECCVRQCQSSTVAIQPSAVVVTLPGPILSSFPQNTVVGSSTSAAVGSILSCDGVPVNSGGFDLSCITRCYGGSRCRPC, encoded by the coding sequence atgtcctgctgccagccctgcaacccttgctgccagccctgtggcCCGACCCCgctggccaacagctgcaatgagtgctgtgtcaggcagtgccagagtTCCACCGTGGCCATCCAGCCCTCTGCTGTGGTGGtgaccctgcccggccccatcctcagctccttcccacagaacaCCGTGGTGGGATCCTCCACCTCCGCTGCCgttggcagcatcctcagctgtgACGGAGTGCCCGTCAACTCCGGGGGCTTTGACCTCTCCTGCATCACCAGGTGCTACGGTGGCAGCAGATGTCGGCCCTGCTAA